TGCGGTGGCTCGGGTCGCCCCACCCAGCAGCGCGGAAATCCAGCAGCTGCCAGCCGGCAGCGCGGTCGTGGGCTTTTTCGATCCGTTGGGGCAGCCCCGGATCGCCCAGCAGTTGGCCCGGCAAAACATCACGGCGTTGAGCTTGGAGCTGATCCCGCGCATCAGCCGCGCCCAGAGCATGGACGCGCTCTCATCGCAAGCCAACATTGCTGGCTACAAATCCGTTTTGCTGGGTGCCTCGGCGCTCCCCAAGTTCCTGCCCATGCTGACCACGGCAGCCGGAACCATCCGGCCGGCGCAGGCCTTCATCGTCGGCGCTGGGGTAGCCGGCCTGCAGGCGATCGCCACGGCCCGCCGCTTGGGGGCTCTGGTAGAAGCCTTCGACATTCGCCCCGAGGTCAAAGAACAAGTCGAGAGCCTGGGCGCCACCTTTGCTGAGGCCCAGCTGGATGAGGCGGCCACAACCGAGAGCGGCTACGCCCGCGAGGTCTCGCAGGATTCGCAGCAACGCAGCCAGGCCTTAATTGCCGAGTGCGCCGCCCGAGCCGATATCGTCATTACCACCGCTCAAGTGCCGGGCAAGCGAGCGCCCCAGCTAGTCACCGACGCCGCGATCGCGCAGATGCAGCCCGGCTCGGTCATTGTTGATTTGGCTTGCGAGCAAGGCGG
This portion of the Cyanobacteria bacterium QS_8_64_29 genome encodes:
- a CDS encoding NAD(P)(+) transhydrogenase (Re/Si-specific) subunit alpha, which codes for MKVAVPKESAAGEKRVALTPDAVRRLTKDGWECQIEAGAGEAAYFSDADYQEAGASVVTDRASLWVGADAVARVAPPSSAEIQQLPAGSAVVGFFDPLGQPRIAQQLARQNITALSLELIPRISRAQSMDALSSQANIAGYKSVLLGASALPKFLPMLTTAAGTIRPAQAFIVGAGVAGLQAIATARRLGALVEAFDIRPEVKEQVESLGATFAEAQLDEAATTESGYAREVSQDSQQRSQALIAECAARADIVITTAQVPGKRAPQLVTDAAIAQMQPGSVIVDLACEQGGNCEGIEAGREIQRHGVTLIGPAKLPSSMPVHASQMYARNATSLLQHLIRDGQLQLDFEDDITDSTCLTHGGEIRNQRVKDALAVEGTTV